The sequence ccaggactggcttttaAGTGTTCAAGCTACCTGTGCCACCCCCCTCAGTCCTTTTGTCCCCTCCATCacagtgacccaaatctcttttcctctaccatgtatttgcaggtataacgtaaataaataacccaaggaaacacagcattggagGTACAGATTAAGCACCGCAGGCTGTATGTGGGGATATGCTGTCACCCTGTGGACAAAAAGCAGAACAGACTGAGCGCGATataaattagtaaatataaaattatggaGGAAATTCTCATTGCTACACAAGGGCTTTAATATTAATCCACCGGggcctatgtgttttatttaattttataaacacGTTAGATGTGCGAGCAACAGGATGTTACAGGATGACCGACAGAAActgggtgttccaagatggccgacggcatcagggtgttccaagatggccgacggcatcagggtgttccaagatggccgacggcatcagggtgttccaagatggccgacggcatcagggtgttccaagatggccgacggcatcagggtgttccaagatggccgacagCATtcaggtgttccaagatggccgacggcatCCGGGTGTTCCAAGATGTCGTATTGCaactaggtgttccaagatgtcTGACAGGATCTGGTTGTTTTCATGTGGTGGATCGTAGCTGAGTGTTCCAAGGTGATATATGTGGTTTATTCAATTTCTTTCGCTTGTCGGGTCTGTGaggtaataatataacagctaaataaacatatgcaggacattgctggtcattaaatgtcacaaaagccatctATCGAGACACAAGCTACGGGGTGCAATCACaatatgtccacacgagggcactataggataagaaatgacaaTGCCATAGCAACTTTACTAATAAAAGGAATGCTAAATAGTTTGTAATaatatgtccacacgagggcgctatcggataagaaatgacaacgccatagcagctttactaataaaatgaatgccaaatattattgCAAGCTAtggccgctgggaggctgttccatatatCTACCACTCAGGGAGTGaggtaaaactttcttaaattgcatttaaacctctaacctaactataaatgtatagttcagTTAAGGAGCCACCCTAACCAACACCCATCCCTAACCACCTAACCCCCTAAgcctataaatcaataaatataaaattatagatgaattttttttcacacaaattactgttgcacaaaggctttaatatgaattcactggggcctatgtgttttatttaattttctaaacaaattgtatgtgcaaagtaataaaatatacaaacacctAATAACCTAATTAGCGCTATAAATAATCtataggtgttccaagatggccgacgggatcagggtgttctaagatggccgatcgcaactaggtgatccaagatggccgacggggtaagggtgttctaagatggccgacgggataaAGGTGTTCAAAGATGGCGGATCGTaactaggtgttccaagatggccgacgggatctcggtgttccaagatggccgacgggatctcggtgttccaagatggcggaTCGCAACAGGGtattccaagatggccgacgggatcagggtgttccaagatggcagATCGCAACTAGGTGTTCCAGGATGGCTGACAGGATCTGGTTGTTTTGACGTGGCGGATCGTAGCTGAGTGTTCCAAGGTGATATATGTGgtttattccttttcttttgCTTGTCGAGTCTGTGAGGTAATAATATAGcagctaaataaacatatgcagaacattgctgctcattaaatgtcacaaaagccatccATCGAGACACAAGCTACACTAAATCTACACCCTGTGCAGCAGCGCTTTCAAAACAGGGTGCAATCACaatatgtccacacgagggcgcCATAGCATAACAAATGACAATGCCATAGCAGCTTTActgataaaatgaatgccaaatattattacaaactatgtccacacgagggcgctataggataagaaatgacaacgccatagcagctttactaataaaatgaatgccggatattattacaagctatggccgctgggaggctgttccatttatctaccacttagGCAGTGaggtaaaactttcttaaattgcatttaaacctctaacataactataaatgtatagttaGTCAGCAGCCTGCagagtttttttccttcttccttttggtacaagaatgcatattaaattgattccaaagtagtttgccagagaaggaagtgttaatgtgtgtaaccattgcattgtgtattatttctgtgttatcaGCCTTTGTCATTGTGGGGACTCCCTGATCCAGACACCGTGCTAGACCATGGGAGACAGAACTTTTATCGCTCCTGATCGCGTGCGTTGCTGCGCAACTAGACAATTCCTGTATAAACTAAGCAGGTGAGCTCTTTATTGGGCAGACATGGCATGTTTGCTTTCCTGGGGTCTTGTAAACTAAGAGCTATTTATCTACTCTCATGCTCtgctgtctctgctgccatctcccagtctctgctgccaactcccagtctctgctgccatctcccagtctctgctgccatctcccagtctccccccggtctctgctgccatttcccagtctccccctcgtctctgctgccatctcccagtctccccctagtctccgctgccatctcccagtctctgctgccatctcccagtccccccctagtctctgctgccttctctgtgtccccctagtctctgctgccatctcctagtctccccccagtctctgctgccatctcccagtctctgctgccatctcccagtctctgctgccatttcccagtcccccctagtctctgctgccatctcctagtctcccccccagtctctgctgccatctcccagtctctgctgccatctcccagtctcctcctagtctctgctgccctctcctagtctcccccactctctgctgccatctcccactctctgctgccatctcccactctctgctgccatctcccactctctgctgccatctcccactctccgctgccatctcccactctccacTGCCATCTCCCATtctcccccccagtctctgttgccatctctcagtctctgctgccgtctccctagacttctctgccatttgcttgTCTCCGCTGACGCCTGACAGTTTCCCAGGAGTCGCTGCCTTTTGACAGCCCCCTACGCTCTGCTGCCTTTTGCCAGTCTTTTCAGACTCTAGTGCCATCGGCCTTTCTCCGCTACCGTCTCACAGTCTCCCTACACTCCACTAAGTTCTGCTGGTCTCTTTATAGTCCCCTaccatctgccagtctccctagactctgctgccttgtgccagtctccccagagtCTGCTGCTGCTCGGTGTctgccagtctctgctgccgtctgccagtCTCTTCTGCATCCACATACACCTTAACCTAACCCTGACCTTTCTGCCTCATCCCGAATGAATTCCTGCACTGAGTCCTACCAGACCCTTTTCCCGCTACCCTGACACCGCATGGACTGTGATTGATTCTGCAAAATCACATCGTCTTGCATCCACGCAGTCACTGCTgttcaggtcaccagagaatgGCAGCTTCAGGTgtcaccaggactggcttttaAGTGTTCAAGCTACCTGTACCATCCCCCTCAGTCCTTTTGTCCCCTCCATCACAGTAACCCACCTATCTTTTCCTCCaccatgtatttgcaggtataatgtaaataaataacccaAGGAAaaattggagcacagcattggaGGTACAGATTAACTGAAAAATCACACGCAGACGCAGTATTCGAGGTAATGCTCAAAGAAATGTGCGCCACCTGCTTGCAGAAAGTCGGCACTGCAGGCTGTATGtgggatatgctgccaccctgtGGACAAAAAGTAGAACCGACTGAGtgttatataaatcagtaaatataaaattatagaggaatttttttattgttttcgcACAAATTgtaccctgtatgatgtatatttaaattagtGAGCCAACCCTGTCTAAAACAAAGTTTAATCAGGGAGCCAGCCCTctatagtgtatattttaattaaggAGCCATCCTGGTAGGGTGTATAGTTCAATTTTTGAGTCAACCCTGTGTGATGTATAGTTTCATAAGTAGGCAAGCACagcttttttctcttcttcctttgggtaagaaaatacattttaaatttctttCAAAGTATTTTGATGTGCATTATCATTGGTGGGGCCCTAAAGTTTTCCTTTTAAGTCAACCCAGAGAGGCaagtgttaatgtgtttgtgacagaatgagctgtcatacaaggcccaaaggtagtcagagatggctccagcctggcttcCATACACAGATTACACAgtcaggaactccattgtgtaaactaatcccattaacaggattgctgccagggggagattcagcagctaaaggggattaaaggttgggttgtctacatgtacctgtttatcaatgttaatttatgttaatgaagttctgtggctatatgagtctatgttttacatcaataaactgttcattcctgctgtaatcagttcaaggtagttgtgtctacttattgggtacacatagcagggttccaaggtgctggaagttattccggggacaacaggaggatacatgtgggtgatctctgggactTATTACAGTTCTCTTGGTGAACCAATTACAGtgtgtaaccattgcattgtgtattttttctgtgttaTCAGCTTTTTTATCGTGTGGTCTTCCCGAGCCAGACACCGTGCTAGACCAAAGACAAAACTGTTATGGATCCTGATCGCGTGCATTGCTGTGTGAGTAGAAGATCCCTGGATAAACTAAGCAGGTGCCTTTGCCCATCTCCGCTGCACTCTGAGAGTCcccccacactctgctgccatTTGCCAGTCTTCCAAaactctgctgccacctgcccgACTCCACTGCTGTTTTCCATTAACCGCTGCCTTCTGCTTTTATCCTTAGACTCCGCTGccgtctgccagtctccccacactccgCTGCCGTCTGtcagtctccccacactctgctgccgtcagccagtctccccacactccgCTGCCGTcagccagtctccccacactctgctgccatCCTCCCCACACTCCGCTGCCATTTGCCAGTCTCCACTGCCTTTTCCCTGGACTCTGAGGCCATCTTCCAGTTTCCCCAGACTCCATTGCCATTCGCCCCTCTCTGCTGCCGCCTGacagtctccccacactccaCTACCTTTTGCCAGTCTCTTCAGATTCTACTGCCATCTGCCGGCATCCCCAGACTGCATTGCCATTTGCACGTATCTGCTGCCATCTGCTAGTATCCCCCaccatctgccagtctcccccaAACTCCACTGCCGTTTGTCTGTCTTCACCGCTTTCTGCCAGTCTTCTTACACTCTGCCGCCTTCTGTCAGTGTCCCCAGACTCTGCTGTTGTCTCCCAGGCTCCGTTGCCATCTTAcaagtctctgctgccatcaagGATGAAGCCTAAAGCTGCAGCAGACACCCATCTGCATCCACAAACACCTTAACCTAACCCTGACCTTTCTGCCCTATGCAGGATTTTTATCCCGGAGCAGTTCCTCTACTGAGGGTCCTACCAGACATTTTCCTCCTACGTTGACACTGCATGGACTGCGATTGATTCTGCAAAATCACATTGTCATACAAACACACGCAGTCACACACAGTCAGTCACTGCTGGTCAGGTTACCGGAGAATGGCAGCTTCAGGTGCcaccaggactggcttttaAGTGTTTAGGCTACATGTGCAATCCCCCTCAGTCCTTTTGTCCCCTCCATCACAGTGACgcatctctcttttcctccaccGTGTATTTTCAGGTATAAAGTCAGTGAATATGAAATACAGCATTGGAGGTACAGATCAGACGCAGTATTCAAGGGAAAGCTCAAAAAATGTGCACTGCAGGCTGTATGtgggatatgctgccaccctgtGGACAAAAAGCAGAACAGACTGAGCGCGATataaattagtaaatataaaattatggaGTAAATTCTCATTGCTACACAAGGGCTTTAATATTAATCCACCGGggcctatgtgttttatttaattttataaacacGTTAGATGTGCGATATAAtactatacacaaacacttaatAACCTAATTAACCCTATAAATAACCTATAGGTATTCCAAGATGGCGCACTGCAActgggtgttccaagatggccgacgggaacatggtgttccaagatggctgaCAGGATCTGGTTGTTTTGATGTGGCGGATCGTAGCTGAGTGTTCCAAGGTGATATATGTGGTTTATTCAATTTCTTTCGCTTGTCGGGTCTGTGAGGTAATATAACggctaaataaacatatgcaggacattgctgctcattaaatgtcacaaaagccatccTAGACACAAGCTACGGGTGCAATCAAaatatgtccacacgagggcgctataggataagaaatgacaacgccatagcagctttgctaataaaatgaatgccaaatattattacaagctatggccgctgggaggctgttccatttatctaccacttagGCAGCGaggtaaaactttcttaaattgcatttaaacctctaacctaactataaatgtatagttcaattaagGAGCCTGCCCTGTATGTGGTATACTTTAATGTATAGTTAGTCAGCAGCCTGCagagtttttttccttcttccttttggtacgagaatgcatattaaatgaattccaaagtagtttgccagagagggaagtgttaatgtgtgtaaccattgcattgtgtattatttctgtgttatcaGTATTTGGCATCGTGTGATCTCCTTGAGTCGGACTCCGTGCTTCCACCACCTTTGGGGACAGAACTGTTATCGTTCTTGATGGCTTTCGTTGCTGCGTGAGTATAAAATCCCACCGAGCAGGTGTCATTTGCCCGTCTCTGCCGTCCACTGgcagtctccccacactccgCCACCCTCTGAGAGTCTCCTCACACTCCGCTCCGTCTGCCAGTCTCTCCACACTCCGCTGCCGTTTGCAAGTGTCCTCTTATGTCTCCCCGCTCTGTGATGCCATCTACCAGTTTCCCCACACTCCACTGCCGCTTGTCTGTCTCCTCTGCTGTCTGCAATAGTcggctgccagtctccccacgctcggctgccagtctccccacgctcggctgccagtctccccacgctcggctgccagtctccccacgctcggctgccagtctccccacgctcggctgccagtctccccacgctcggctgccagtctccccacgctcggctgccagtctccccacgcTCGGCTGCCAGTCTCCCAAGTCTCCCTCAAGCTCGCCTGCCAGTCTCCCTCAAGCTCGGCTGCCAGTCTCCCTCAAGCTCGGCTGCCAGTCTCCCTCACGCTCGGCTGCCAGTCTCACCAGTCTCCCCCGCACTCGGCTGCCAGTCTCCCCCGCGCTCGGCTGCCAGTCTCTCTCACGCTGTGTTTCCTGTCTCGGAGTGTATAGCGATGCGGAATGTTATGCAGATGAGTCCGTTACGTGCGTTTTGTAAATGCCTGCAGGTTGCTTCCGGGAGGATCAGGTTTTCCTGGATGGAATTTTGTGCATCCTGTGGCATGGGCGCACCATTCATTTCCACCTTTTGGCTGCTCTTGGAAAGGTAAGCGTTCTCGGGCTCAGTAAGCCTGGCCTCGCTCCTCGGTGTGTGAGAAGAAACTCGGAGCAGGAGCTCGGCTTCATTATGGAAATGTGTTCCACGCATGTCCTTTAGTATACGCATACTTTAGGTGTCGTACGAAGATGTAGAAGGTCTCAGGAAGTTTGCCGCCTTGGAGAACGTTGAGATTCCCTTCTTCAGGCAGGACCTGCTTCGACACATCATGGAGACCAACCGACCGAGTGACGAGGGGCTGCAGCAAGTGATCCCAGCCTGAGTCGGAGAGAACTCTAGTAACAGCCTATGCTTGTGCTACCTGCACTGCGCCAACTACAAAACAGTTTGGACTGCGAGTTTGGACTCGGACGGACACCAAAGAATCCTTCCTCTGCTGACCGCGTCGTCTCACACCACAATAGTTACAATAAGCTGTGAATTAGCTTAGTGGCCCCAACTTCATCTCAAGGGGCTCGTGGCCCGCACCCTGCAGTATTCAACGACAGATACTGGCGTAAAGTCCAACCACAGCAGGACTTGTTTCCGATGCCGTCTCGTGTCCCAAGCCCCAGCTTGGCTGGCTGCCCAGTCCCATGTTTGCTGTGGATCACCCAGGGCATTTCCGTGTGCTGATCCTGCTGCACGTTCCTGTGGCCAATTCAGAAAGGGGTGGAGATTTtgcctgtttttgtgtgtttttttacagaaatacttTGATACATTGAATGGTTTCTTCGGTGTTTGTTGCTGTCCCAATATTCTCATCTAGAAGTTCTAAAGCGGCAAATCTTTTCAAACCTGACGGCTTGTTCACTCCGTTAGTGACCATTGCTTTTTACACAGTGGAGCCAAACTGTTTATTTCCACATAAAGAATGTTCATATTTCTGTCtggcattaaataaatcatatatatgtaacttTATGTCGtgaaaatgctgacccctgctggtTACTTGTGCGCACGACGgttccattaacaatattacACTGGAATTTGCTGTACTTTGGTGCCGTCGTGTGGACATACTCTGTAATTACATGTCAGCTTTAATGGTGTGACTGTGATTTATCATTTGGCGTCATCGTGTGGAGTAAGCGTGAGTGAAGGGCAGTGAGTGGTACCCTTAAGAAGATGCTGAGTGCCTGTAACAAAATCAAGATGACAACATGAGGGAGTTGTGTGAGTGACATCACAATGTTGTaggtgagtgtgtgtaaaatattGTTCATATTTTACGTTGTTTCCTAGCGAATAGTTTTTTCCTCCGAACCTGGATTTACCCCAACAGGGAGCAGCTGGATCACACTATTTCCATCTGAATTTTGAGGGATTTCATCCCGTTTTGGGATATATAGCACGACGGCTTATGGGACGGTAGCTGATATCCTGAAACCACAGCAATGCCGTGCGTGGTATTTAACATGTTTAACATGCTTGTGCTGCACGTCGGTATGAGTTGGATTCATAAGCCAGCGAGTTCTTGCCGATGCTCGATGAATAATCGAACCTGGATTATGGGATCTTTTCATGTTGAGAAGGTAAATGCACGTTTTCACAATAAACTCTCTCTCCGTTACCTTCCGCCGTGATGTCATTTATCGGCTGGATTTTGGGGTGATTTAAAAGAATTTCGGATCAGAGATAAAACGTAGAATCTCTCTTTGTGTTGATGTTGTGGCTACTTTCCTATAAAGTGGAAATGCCCCACAATCTGCATATGTGATAGAATATTAATCCCCCATTCATATCCCTAACAGTTTGCCTCCTCTGCTGGTCACCCCGTTTTGGGTTGATAGCGGGAGACACACGGAGGGGGTGTGGTACGCCAAAACCATTCCCTCTCGCTGTATTCATCCCTCCGTAACCAGATGCACAAGAGAGCGCTGGAGCGGCCGCAGAGTAACGGAGACAGGGAACGCGCTTTGTCCACAGAGCTGGCACAGTCGGGTGTATCCTGCGTGGTCTCTAAAACGTGGCTCGTATCTGGATGGCACTCTCCCCGCTGCTGTGACGGCTCTTCCTAAAGCGCTCTTTGGGGGCTCTGCTCTCTTCTGGTTTTCCTCCCCTCTCTGTGATCTCCCCTTCAGTCAGGggccccaaggctcagttctagggcCCCTTCTGTTCCCCCCTTACGTGGCCTCTCTTGGCTTTCAGTCCCACCTGTAAGCTGATGAGGCTCTCACCCCTCGCTCTGTGCCTGCGGTCGGTGATCTTTATGTCATCGGTATTTACTCATACACTCGTGCATCCCAAATATTTGTACTCTTGTGAAATATCCCCTcacctccttctagattgtcagctcctgtgcacagggccctcctcaccgtTTGTTTATGGCTTATGAGCAGTTTACCCCATTGTACCAAATCTGAGGCTGACCTTTTCCGCACTGTATGTCTCTCCTGCGTGGAGTCTCTACTCGAGTGCACTCGCCTCAGCACTTGGAGGCACATAACTACCTCTTTGGTGGCTTGTGAGCGTTACAgcttttccataaaaaattGTTTAGTGTATGTTATCTTGTAAATTCATTAAACGTACGCACAGCCGCTATAACGCTTACTAGAGAGTCACCCAGGATCAAACCAGCAGCGCTTCGCATGGCAAGTCACGCAGCTACCCATTAGGCCAACAGAGAGATGGCTGCTTTCTCTCCCCATAAATATATGATGCCTGCCGCTgcgtatatgtgagtcaggaacAGGCATTAAGTAACCATGGGGAAGAACACCGTTTATCTATCTCGTGGTGTAGAGGTTAGGCGCCTAACCTACGAGCCGAAAGGTTTCTGGTTCGATCCCCGTGTCAGTATACAGCACTATAGGGGCTGTATGTGCGTTTTAGGTTTTAGAGCGGCAGATATGAGGATATCTATCATAGACGAGCTTGTTTGGGTCGCTGCTCTTGCGGCTCGGTGCTAGATGCATTGCCTGCCATGAAGTTGGTCCCTGGTTCTAATCTCCATGAGTCCTGGCGAGTGGTTGTGGTTGTGGTGTGGCGTGAAAGAAGTATGAGTATGAACGGTGGTGTGTGAACTGAGTATGAACGGTGGAGTGTGAACAAAGTGTGGGTCAGGACGAATGGGACTTAGAACCAGGAGGCAGAGCACCTAGTTTTTTGTCCCCgatgtaaatataattaatgtaaaaatataacattttggtgtttgtttatttttagataGCATGCAAGGTGTTTCTAGCAGGAATCGAACCTGTGCTCCACAGCACCACAGGTATCACATCTACCCGTTACACCACCAGACAGCTTGACTGTGTTGTTTCCCACGTACCTATTATGCCTGGCCCGCTAAAACTTTAACAATACAGACAGCTTTTTGACTGGCTTTACCTGCAAGGCTGATTTCTTCTAACATTTTTTACTCTATCATCCTAGGCGTTGAGGAAGCGTGGAATAACACGTACAGCTACAggtggcacagagagagagagacacctagaggaggcagagagacacctagaggaggcagagagacacctagaggaggcagagagacacctagaggaggcagagagagagacataggGGTACAGCTATAGGTGGCAGAGAGACACATGGGACAGCTATAGGTGGCAGAGAGACACATGGGACAGCTATAGGTGGCAGAGAAACACAGGGGGGACAGCTATAGGTGACAGAGACACAGGGAGGGGCAGCTATAGGTGGCAGACACACGGGGGGGCAGCTATAGGTGGCAGAGACACACGGGGGGGACAGCTATAGGTGGCAGAGACACAGGGGGGCGGCTATAGGTGGCAGAGACAAACAGGGGGCAGCTATAGGTGGCAGAGACACGGGGGGGCAGCTATAGGTGGCAGagacacgggggggggcagctataggtggcagagacacgggggggggcagctatagtagtgatgggaagttcggatcattaaagtgaatcggatcatttcgattcgttcactgaaatgatccgattcatgatccggatcttcggatcactcagtgtgtctgcacggagttactgttttccagtaactccgtgcaggcacactaacgattggccccgccccttttattatgaatcctcccccctgcctccagtgatgtcaatgaaggcagagaatcgttcaa comes from Spea bombifrons isolate aSpeBom1 chromosome 11, aSpeBom1.2.pri, whole genome shotgun sequence and encodes:
- the LOC128468613 gene encoding microtubule-associated tyrosine carboxypeptidase-like, which codes for MPAGCFREDQVFLDGILCILWHGRTIHFHLLAALGKVSYEDVEGLRKFAALENVEIPFFRQDLLRHIMETNRPSDEGLQQVIPA